The Mercurialis annua linkage group LG2, ddMerAnnu1.2, whole genome shotgun sequence genome contains a region encoding:
- the LOC126666960 gene encoding uncharacterized protein LOC126666960 has product MPETQKLINEFITKLGKRKVEGSQATALMTADLLRSVISHMKAPQTNQASALIDAVKSVGVQLIDANPVELAIGNIVRRVLHIIREEELSLVSNAVGGLRLSTSDDNLEIENKGDIQIQNPAGRSLMRQPSLHTLLDFEFDSAIGDYSAPLGDCFEGKSKSAERNVKSWKLKNDVIEGINSVIEELNTCHDHIAEQAVELIHQNEVILTLGRSRTVMEFLCAAKEKRRSFRVFVAEGAPKYHGHVLARDLAQKGLQTTLITDSAVFAMISRVNMVIVGVHAVMANGGVIGQVGLNMVALAARKHAVPFVVVAGTHKLCPLYPQDPRVILNEMKCPSDLLDFGEFSDCMDFGSGSGAPMIHVANPGFDYVPPELVSLFITDVGGYNPSFIFRLLADYYSANDLILQKQTAA; this is encoded by the exons ATGCCAGAAACTCAAAAACTCATCAATGAGTTTATTACCAAACTCGGAAAACG GAAAGTTGAAGGTTCACAAGCAACAGCTTTAATGACAGCTGATTTGCTTAGATCAGTAATTTCTCATATGAAGGCGCCGCAAACCAACCAGGCTTCCGCTCTTATTGATGCTGTTAAAAGTGTTGGTGTTCAGCTCATTGATGCTAATCCTGTCG AGCTTGCGATTGGGAATATTGTGAGGCGGGTTCTGCATATTATCAGAGAGGAAGAACTTTCACTTGTCTCAAATGCTGTTGGAGGGTTGAGATTATCTACCTCTGATGATAATCTAGAAATTGAAAACAAGGGAGATATCCAAATTCAGAATCCTGCTGGTAGAAGCTTAATGCGTCAACCTTCGTTGCATACCCTTTTGGACTTCGAGTTTGATTCAGCAATAGGAGATTACTCTGCTCCTTTAGGAGATTGTTTTGAAGGAAAAAGCAAAT CTGCAGAAAGAAACGTAAAGAGCTGGAAATTGAAGAATGATGTGATAGAGGGAATTAATTCAGTCATTGAAGAGTTGAATACATGCCATGATCATATTGCAGAACAAGCAGTGGAGCTTATTCATCAAAA TGAGGTGATATTAACTTTAGGTCGTTCAAGAACTGTGATGGAGTTCCTATGTGCTGCAAAGGAGAAAAGAAGGTCATTTCGGGTTTTTGTTGCGGAAGGGGCTCCAAA GTATCATGGTCATGTCCTTGCAAGAGACTTGGCTCAAAAAGGCTTACAAACTACCTTGATTACAGATTCTGCAGTTTTTGCAATGATTTCTCGAGTTAATATG GTTATAGTAGGAGTTCATGCTGTGATGGCTAATGGCGGTGTCATCGGCCAAGTTGGCTTGAATATGGTTGCACTTGCTGCTCGGAAGCATGCCGTTCCATTTGTTGTGGTTGCTGGTACTCACAAG TTATGTCCACTGTATCCTCAAGATCCAAGGGTCATCTTAAATGAGATGAAATGTCCATCTGACCTCTTGGACTTCGGAGAATTCTCGGACTGCATGGATTTCGGAAGTGGCAGTGGTGCTCCTATGATTCATGTTGCCAATCCTGGATTTGATTATGTTCCTCCAGAGCTAGTCAGCCTTTTCATCACAGACGT AGGAGGATATAACCCTTCGTTTATCTTCCGCCTTCTTGCTGATTATTACTCTGCCAATGATCTGATTCTGCAAAAACAGACCGCCGCTTAG
- the LOC126666608 gene encoding 50S ribosomal protein L28, chloroplastic, protein MAMATATSCSTVCFRKPNLATKFSSSAEIGFVTSQLSGIRISYDFSKPVTSISTPPLQPIVARRVCPFTGKKANRANLVSFSNHKTKKLQFVNLQYKRIWWEAGKRFVKLRLSTKALKTIEKNGLDAVAKKAGIDLRKK, encoded by the exons ATGGCGATGGCAACGGCAACTAGTTGCTCTACTGTTTGTTTTCGCAAGCCAAATTTAGCCACAAAGTTTTCTTCGAGTGCTGAAATAGGGTTTGTTACTTCTCAATTGAGTGGCATCAGAATTTCATACGACTTCTCCAAGCCTGTTACTTCCATTTCTACTCCGCCTCTACAACCCATTGTTGCCC gtAGAGTGTGTCCCTTTACCGGGAAGAAAGCAAACAGGGCGAACTTAGTTTCGTTCTCAAACCACAAGACGAAGAAATTGCAATTTGTGAACTTACAGTACAAGAGGATTTGGTGGGAGGCTGGCAAGCGTTTTGTTAAGCTAAGATTGTCTACCAAGGCATTGAAGACTATTGAGAAGAATGGTTTGGATGCTGTGGCTAAGAAGGCTGGCATTGATCTTCGCAAGAAGTAG
- the LOC126667586 gene encoding uncharacterized protein LOC126667586 isoform X2: protein MSRYSRNKEKYVVRSEISKGYYDQGTAARTRPLSFDEIMSKRKVKQKLSDSEKEGVAEGVSGDGDVGNISERGHERSKDRNAENNPKRGSERSKDGSPQKNLERFSGRSKDGDTGNVYDRSSGRGKNRNAEKNLERGNDRSKDVNNETFSERGNKRGKDSSPDVQKHLSERDAKVSSKMKEENISMKDHYLNKNRYQENYDSETKLKMKMDRDFKDKGKTEEKDHDRKKGNDLIKSRDREIHSSVTKLKGKLDRDLKDKGKIEEKDHDRKKGNDLGKSRDRETHSSVTKLKGKLDRDLKAKDNTENVHDSRKKDEWRSNNDKDEALKKQSRNLTERDKHVDRSRRNPEGERKYRNGVDEKDRDEYLTRKHDLGNSKSKNNREHQFPIDSKERDGRVTRKCDPGEGNNAETLDTEEMNESSRSRYEEIKVKSRRPRSREHVERKRTSISPLPRSKKHASHHGKHGDRDFHHLKGNSGQKHPDVDRTETTDNGLNDHYKKHSGSTSGLSPRKRRTEAFARTSSPPKHSPGKKRAKWDLAPEGADTASSVSVPLFLQLPNQTAFPNIHEPVDAVPVAPVIVKPFSGVSSSYLSTNKSYSTDSVQLTQATRPMRRLYVENIPVAIAEKTMMEWFNNLLISSGVNHILGTRPCISCIIHKEKAQALVEFLTPEDASTALSFDGTSFSGSTIKIRRPKDFVEMATGDLEKLEAAVDVLRSIVKESPQTIFIGGISKALSSKMVMEIVGSFGPLRRFHFENNDDLDCPYAFVEYTDQSIASKACAGLNGMKIGGQVISVVQIVPDASTLESDRKPPFYEIPKQAKPLLEKPMQVLKLKNVFDPEILASMSDTEIEEVVEDVRLECARFGTVKSVNFVKHGESPVSNTEACEVNENLESAGSQENLRGDETNAESETTKEAVDYKSVEGNDFEHDKHADDLMGEQSDRNTLESKVLSQQTLKDESDCTRDGVMEIVEMKETSMEDKLPIEEELNLEELRGKLTETFVDDHVRESNTSKGEQNCEEETNLEEVGGKLKETEKEGIRKQNYEEESILEGAGKKLNLTVAGDRIIGSDAVGEGDHRKQNGDLGRIFEAGCVFVEFGRTEAACAAAHSLHGRSFDSRTVTVGYVSLDAYRSRFLGTG from the exons ATGAGCAGATATAGCAGGAATAAAGAAAAGTATGTAGTTCGTAGTGAGATTTCGAAAGGCTACTATGACCAAGGCACTGCTGCGCGGACAAGACCTTTGAGTTTTGATGAGATTATGTCGAAAAGGAAGGTTAAACAGAAACTGTCTGACAGTGAGAAAGAGGGAGTTGCAGAAGGTGTATCTGGAGATGGGGATGTTGGAAATATTTCAGAAAGGGGCCATGAACGGAGTAAGGATAGGAATGctgaaaataatccaaaaagGGGTAGTGAACGGAGTAAAGATGGCAGTCcccaaaaaaatttagaaagatTCTCTGGACGAAGTAAAGATGGGGATACTGGAAATGTGTATGATAGGAGCAGTGGACGAGGTAAAAATCGGAATGCTGAAAAAAATTTGGAGAGGGGCAATGACCGAAGTAAAGATGTGAATAATGAAACATTTTCGGAAAGGGGTAATAAACGAGGTAAAGATTCTTCCCCTGATGTCCAAAAGCATTTATCAGAGAGAGATGCAAAGGTCAGTTCCAAAATGAAAGAAGAGAACATCTCAATGAAGGATcactatttaaataaaaacagatATCAGGAAAATTATGATTCAGAAACCAAGTTGAAGATGAAAATGGACAGAGATTTTAAAGATAAAGGTAAAACTGAAGAAAAAGATCATGATAGGAAGAAAGGCAACGATTTAATTAAGAGCCGAGATAGAGAAATCCACAGTTCAGTAACCAAACTGAAGGGAAAATTGGACAGAGATCTAAAAGATAAAggtaaaattgaagaaaaagacCATGATAGGAAGAAAGGCAATGATTTAGGTAAAAGCCGAGACAGAGAAACTCACAGTTCAGTAACCAAATTGAAGGGAAAATTGGACAGAGATCTGAAGGCTAAAGACAATACTGAAAATGTTCATGATAGTAGAAAAAAGGATGAATGGCGGAGCAATAATGATAAAGATGAAGCTTTGAAGAAGCAGTCAAGAAACTTAACAGAAAGAGATAAACATGTAGACAGAAGCAGAAGAAATCCTGAAGGCGAGAGAAAATATCGAAATGGAGTTGATGAGAAAGATAGAGATGAGTATCTCACAAGGAAACATGATCTAGGTAACTCTAAAAGCAAAAACAATAGAGAACATCAATTTCCAATTGATAGTAAAGAGAGAGATGGGCGTGTTACAAGGAAATGTGACCCAGGTGAAGGAAATAATGCAGAAACTTTAGACACAGAGGAAATGAATGAATCTTCAAGATCTCGTTATGAAGAAATCAAAGTGAAAAGCAGACGGCCTAGGAGTCGAGAGCATGTGGAAAGAAAGAGAACGTCTATTTCTCCCTTGCCAAGGTCAAAAAAACATGCATCTCATCATGGCAAGCATGGAGATCGGGACTTCCATCATCTGAAAGGGAATTCTGGACAGAAGCATCCTGACGTTGACAGGACGGAAACTACAGATAATGGCTTAAATGACCATTATAAGAAGCATAGTGGTTCCACAAGTGGACTCTCACCAAGGAAGAGAAGAACCGAAGCTTTTGCTAGGACTTCTTCACCCCCTAAACACTCACCAGGAAAGAAGCGTGCTAAATGGGACCTTGCACCAGAAGGAGCAGACACTGCCTCTTCTGTGTCAGTGCCCCTTTTTCTTCAATTGCCAAATCAAACTGCATTTCCAAATATTCATGAGCCAGTCGATGCAGTTCCTGTTGCTCCAGTTATAGTCAAGCCTTTTTCAGGGGTTTCATCCAGTTATTTGTCAACCAATAAGAGTTACTCCACTGACTCTGTTCAACTAACACAAGCTACGCGTCCTATGAGGAGACTTTATGTGGAAAATATCCCGGTTGCAATCGCTGAGAAAACTATGATGGAATGGTTCAACAATCTCTTGATCTCTTCTGGTGTCAACCATATACTAGGAACCAGGCCATGTATTAGCTGCATT ATACATAAAGAAAAGGCTCAAGCTCTTGTTGAGTTTCTTACACCCGAGGATGCTTCAACTGCTCTTTCTTTTGATGGAACTTCCTTTTCTGGTTCGACAATTAAAATAAGGCGTCCCAAAGACTTTGTTGAAATGGCT ACTGGTGATCTGGAAAAATTGGAGGCTGCTGTTGATGTATTACGCAGTATTGTGAAGGAGTCACCTCAAACA ATCTTCATTGGTGGAATTTCAAAGGCTCTTTCGTCTAAAATG GTTATGGAGATTGTAGGAAGTTTTGGACCTCTGAGGAGATTCCACTTTGAAAACAATGATGATCTTGACTGTCCATATGCTTTTGTAGAG TATACAGACCAATCAATCGCATCCAAAGCCTGTGCAGGTCTGAATGGTATGAAGATAGGAGGGCAAGTTATAAGTGTTGTTCAAATTGTTCCAGATGCATCAACCTTG GAAAGTGATCGAAAGCCACCCTTTTATGAAATCCCCAAGCAGGCAAAGCCACTTCTCGAAAAGCCTATGCaagttttaaagcttaaaaatgtG TTTGATCCAGAAATACTAGCATCAATGTCTGACACAGAAATTGAGGAAGTAGTAGAAGATGTACGTCTAGAGTGCGCAAG GTTTGGCACTGTTAAATCTGTAAATTTTGTCAAGCATGGTGAGAGCCCTGTGTCTAATACAGAGGCATGTGAAGTGAATGAAAATTTGGAATCTGCTGGGTCTCAGGAAAACTTGAGGGGTGATGAAACAAATGCTGAAAGTGAGACAACCAAAGAAGCTGTAGACTATAAATCTGTCGAAGGCAATGATTTTGAGCATGATAAACATGCAGATGATCTTATGGGAGAGCAATCTGACAGGAATACACTTGAATCCAAAGTACTCTCTCAGCAAACCTTAAAAGATGAATCGGACTGCACTCGTGATGGGGTGATGGAAATCGTGGAGATGAAAGAAACGAGCATGGAAGACAAATTGCCTATTGAAGAAGAGTTGAATTTGGAGGAACTCCGTGGAAAGCTTACAGAAACTTTTGTGGATGATCATGTAAGAGAATCAAACACAAGTAAAGGAGAACAGAATTGTGAAGAAGAGACGAATTTGGAGGAAGTTGGTGGAAAGCTCAAGGAAACAGAGAAGGAAGGTATTAGGAAACAGAACTATGAAGAAGAGTCGATTTTGGAGGGAGCTGGTAAAAAGTTGAATTTAACTGTTGCAGGTGATCGCATAATAGGATCAGATGCAGTTGGGGAGGGAGACCATAGGAAACAGAATGGTGACCTTGGCCGTATTTTTGAGGCAGGCTGTGTCTTTGTAGAGTTTGGAAGAACAGAAGCCGCGTGTGCAGCTGCACATTCTTTGCACGGACGGTCATTTGATAGCAGGACTGTGACAGTGGGATATGTTTCTCTTGACGCCTACCGGTCCAGGTTTCTGGGAACTGGTTGA
- the LOC126667586 gene encoding uncharacterized protein LOC126667586 isoform X1, which translates to MSRYSRNKEKYVVRSEISKGYYDQGTAARTRPLSFDEIMSKRKVKQKLSDSEKEGVAEGVSGDGDVGNISERGHERSKDRNAENNPKRGSERSKDGSPQKNLERFSGRSKDGDTGNVYDRSSGRGKNRNAEKNLERGNDRSKDVNNETFSERGNKRGKDSSPDVQKHLSERDAKVSSKMKEENISMKDHYLNKNRYQENYDSETKLKMKMDRDFKDKGKTEEKDHDRKKGNDLIKSRDREIHSSVTKLKGKLDRDLKDKGKIEEKDHDRKKGNDLGKSRDRETHSSVTKLKGKLDRDLKAKDNTENVHDSRKKDEWRSNNDKDEALKKQSRNLTERDKHVDRSRRNPEGERKYRNGVDEKDRDEYLTRKHDLGNSKSKNNREHQFPIDSKERDGRVTRKCDPGEGNNAETLDTEEMNESSRSRYEEIKVKSRRPRSREHVERKRTSISPLPRSKKHASHHGKHGDRDFHHLKGNSGQKHPDVDRTETTDNGLNDHYKKHSGSTSGLSPRKRRTEAFARTSSPPKHSPGKKRAKWDLAPEGADTASSVSVPLFLQLPNQTAFPNIHEPVDAVPVAPVIVKPFSGVSSSYLSTNKSYSTDSVQLTQATRPMRRLYVENIPVAIAEKTMMEWFNNLLISSGVNHILGTRPCISCIIHKEKAQALVEFLTPEDASTALSFDGTSFSGSTIKIRRPKDFVEMATGDLEKLEAAVDVLRSIVKESPQTVAQIFIGGISKALSSKMVMEIVGSFGPLRRFHFENNDDLDCPYAFVEYTDQSIASKACAGLNGMKIGGQVISVVQIVPDASTLESDRKPPFYEIPKQAKPLLEKPMQVLKLKNVFDPEILASMSDTEIEEVVEDVRLECARFGTVKSVNFVKHGESPVSNTEACEVNENLESAGSQENLRGDETNAESETTKEAVDYKSVEGNDFEHDKHADDLMGEQSDRNTLESKVLSQQTLKDESDCTRDGVMEIVEMKETSMEDKLPIEEELNLEELRGKLTETFVDDHVRESNTSKGEQNCEEETNLEEVGGKLKETEKEGIRKQNYEEESILEGAGKKLNLTVAGDRIIGSDAVGEGDHRKQNGDLGRIFEAGCVFVEFGRTEAACAAAHSLHGRSFDSRTVTVGYVSLDAYRSRFLGTG; encoded by the exons ATGAGCAGATATAGCAGGAATAAAGAAAAGTATGTAGTTCGTAGTGAGATTTCGAAAGGCTACTATGACCAAGGCACTGCTGCGCGGACAAGACCTTTGAGTTTTGATGAGATTATGTCGAAAAGGAAGGTTAAACAGAAACTGTCTGACAGTGAGAAAGAGGGAGTTGCAGAAGGTGTATCTGGAGATGGGGATGTTGGAAATATTTCAGAAAGGGGCCATGAACGGAGTAAGGATAGGAATGctgaaaataatccaaaaagGGGTAGTGAACGGAGTAAAGATGGCAGTCcccaaaaaaatttagaaagatTCTCTGGACGAAGTAAAGATGGGGATACTGGAAATGTGTATGATAGGAGCAGTGGACGAGGTAAAAATCGGAATGCTGAAAAAAATTTGGAGAGGGGCAATGACCGAAGTAAAGATGTGAATAATGAAACATTTTCGGAAAGGGGTAATAAACGAGGTAAAGATTCTTCCCCTGATGTCCAAAAGCATTTATCAGAGAGAGATGCAAAGGTCAGTTCCAAAATGAAAGAAGAGAACATCTCAATGAAGGATcactatttaaataaaaacagatATCAGGAAAATTATGATTCAGAAACCAAGTTGAAGATGAAAATGGACAGAGATTTTAAAGATAAAGGTAAAACTGAAGAAAAAGATCATGATAGGAAGAAAGGCAACGATTTAATTAAGAGCCGAGATAGAGAAATCCACAGTTCAGTAACCAAACTGAAGGGAAAATTGGACAGAGATCTAAAAGATAAAggtaaaattgaagaaaaagacCATGATAGGAAGAAAGGCAATGATTTAGGTAAAAGCCGAGACAGAGAAACTCACAGTTCAGTAACCAAATTGAAGGGAAAATTGGACAGAGATCTGAAGGCTAAAGACAATACTGAAAATGTTCATGATAGTAGAAAAAAGGATGAATGGCGGAGCAATAATGATAAAGATGAAGCTTTGAAGAAGCAGTCAAGAAACTTAACAGAAAGAGATAAACATGTAGACAGAAGCAGAAGAAATCCTGAAGGCGAGAGAAAATATCGAAATGGAGTTGATGAGAAAGATAGAGATGAGTATCTCACAAGGAAACATGATCTAGGTAACTCTAAAAGCAAAAACAATAGAGAACATCAATTTCCAATTGATAGTAAAGAGAGAGATGGGCGTGTTACAAGGAAATGTGACCCAGGTGAAGGAAATAATGCAGAAACTTTAGACACAGAGGAAATGAATGAATCTTCAAGATCTCGTTATGAAGAAATCAAAGTGAAAAGCAGACGGCCTAGGAGTCGAGAGCATGTGGAAAGAAAGAGAACGTCTATTTCTCCCTTGCCAAGGTCAAAAAAACATGCATCTCATCATGGCAAGCATGGAGATCGGGACTTCCATCATCTGAAAGGGAATTCTGGACAGAAGCATCCTGACGTTGACAGGACGGAAACTACAGATAATGGCTTAAATGACCATTATAAGAAGCATAGTGGTTCCACAAGTGGACTCTCACCAAGGAAGAGAAGAACCGAAGCTTTTGCTAGGACTTCTTCACCCCCTAAACACTCACCAGGAAAGAAGCGTGCTAAATGGGACCTTGCACCAGAAGGAGCAGACACTGCCTCTTCTGTGTCAGTGCCCCTTTTTCTTCAATTGCCAAATCAAACTGCATTTCCAAATATTCATGAGCCAGTCGATGCAGTTCCTGTTGCTCCAGTTATAGTCAAGCCTTTTTCAGGGGTTTCATCCAGTTATTTGTCAACCAATAAGAGTTACTCCACTGACTCTGTTCAACTAACACAAGCTACGCGTCCTATGAGGAGACTTTATGTGGAAAATATCCCGGTTGCAATCGCTGAGAAAACTATGATGGAATGGTTCAACAATCTCTTGATCTCTTCTGGTGTCAACCATATACTAGGAACCAGGCCATGTATTAGCTGCATT ATACATAAAGAAAAGGCTCAAGCTCTTGTTGAGTTTCTTACACCCGAGGATGCTTCAACTGCTCTTTCTTTTGATGGAACTTCCTTTTCTGGTTCGACAATTAAAATAAGGCGTCCCAAAGACTTTGTTGAAATGGCT ACTGGTGATCTGGAAAAATTGGAGGCTGCTGTTGATGTATTACGCAGTATTGTGAAGGAGTCACCTCAAACAGTAG CGCAGATCTTCATTGGTGGAATTTCAAAGGCTCTTTCGTCTAAAATG GTTATGGAGATTGTAGGAAGTTTTGGACCTCTGAGGAGATTCCACTTTGAAAACAATGATGATCTTGACTGTCCATATGCTTTTGTAGAG TATACAGACCAATCAATCGCATCCAAAGCCTGTGCAGGTCTGAATGGTATGAAGATAGGAGGGCAAGTTATAAGTGTTGTTCAAATTGTTCCAGATGCATCAACCTTG GAAAGTGATCGAAAGCCACCCTTTTATGAAATCCCCAAGCAGGCAAAGCCACTTCTCGAAAAGCCTATGCaagttttaaagcttaaaaatgtG TTTGATCCAGAAATACTAGCATCAATGTCTGACACAGAAATTGAGGAAGTAGTAGAAGATGTACGTCTAGAGTGCGCAAG GTTTGGCACTGTTAAATCTGTAAATTTTGTCAAGCATGGTGAGAGCCCTGTGTCTAATACAGAGGCATGTGAAGTGAATGAAAATTTGGAATCTGCTGGGTCTCAGGAAAACTTGAGGGGTGATGAAACAAATGCTGAAAGTGAGACAACCAAAGAAGCTGTAGACTATAAATCTGTCGAAGGCAATGATTTTGAGCATGATAAACATGCAGATGATCTTATGGGAGAGCAATCTGACAGGAATACACTTGAATCCAAAGTACTCTCTCAGCAAACCTTAAAAGATGAATCGGACTGCACTCGTGATGGGGTGATGGAAATCGTGGAGATGAAAGAAACGAGCATGGAAGACAAATTGCCTATTGAAGAAGAGTTGAATTTGGAGGAACTCCGTGGAAAGCTTACAGAAACTTTTGTGGATGATCATGTAAGAGAATCAAACACAAGTAAAGGAGAACAGAATTGTGAAGAAGAGACGAATTTGGAGGAAGTTGGTGGAAAGCTCAAGGAAACAGAGAAGGAAGGTATTAGGAAACAGAACTATGAAGAAGAGTCGATTTTGGAGGGAGCTGGTAAAAAGTTGAATTTAACTGTTGCAGGTGATCGCATAATAGGATCAGATGCAGTTGGGGAGGGAGACCATAGGAAACAGAATGGTGACCTTGGCCGTATTTTTGAGGCAGGCTGTGTCTTTGTAGAGTTTGGAAGAACAGAAGCCGCGTGTGCAGCTGCACATTCTTTGCACGGACGGTCATTTGATAGCAGGACTGTGACAGTGGGATATGTTTCTCTTGACGCCTACCGGTCCAGGTTTCTGGGAACTGGTTGA
- the LOC126667504 gene encoding protein NRT1/ PTR FAMILY 5.2-like produces MAMKLEKEEGGGLQNKYTKDGTVDLKGNPVLRSKRGGWRACSFIVVYEVFERMAYYGISSNLVLYLTKKLHEGTVKSANNVTNWVGTIWMTPILGAYVADALLGRYWTFLISCIIYLSGMSVLTLSVSLPSLKPPTCRDPNIENCQRASTLQLAVFFGALYTLAIGTGGTKPNISTIGADQFDDFDPKEKKQKLSFFNWWMFSIFFGTLFANTVLVYIQDNVGWSLGYGLPTLGLLISITVFLLGTPFYRHKVPSGSPFTKMAMVIVGAIRKMKVAVPNDPKELYELDLDEYVRKGKFRIDSTPGLSFLNKAAVKTGSTDAWMLSSITQVEETKQMLRMIPVLIITFVPSTMIAQINTLFVKQGTTLDRNIGSFKIPPASLSGFVTIAMLISVVLYDRFFVRIMRKWTNNPRGVTLLQRMGIGLIFHIIIMIIASITEMYRLKLAKEFGLVNGGQIPVTIFILLPQFVLMGVADAFLEVAKLEFFYDQAPESMKSLGTSYSTTSLGIGNFLSSFLLSTVSDLTSRNGHQGWILNNLNASHLDYYYAFFAILNFINFIFFLVVLKFYVYKAEVSDSMEVLAEELQKMKAPNQEVSNNGL; encoded by the exons ATGGCAATGAaattagaaaaagaagaaggaggaggacttcaaaataaatatacaaaagaTGGCACAGTGGATCTTAAAGGAAACCCTGTCCTTAGATCCAAGAGAGGCGGTTGGAGAGCTTGCTCGTTTATTGTTG TGTATGAGGTGTTCGAAAGGATGGCATACTATGGAATATCTAGCAATTTGGTGCTATACTTGACAAAAAAGCTTCATGAAGGAACAGTAAAATCGGCAAATAATGTCACAAATTGGGTTGGAACCATATGGATGACTCCTATTTTGGGTGCATATGTTGCTGATGCTCTTCTTGGCCGCTACTGGACCTTCCTTATCTCATGCATCATCTATCTCTCT GGTATGTCAGTACTAACATTGTCAGTATCACTTCCATCACTAAAACCCCCAACCTGTCGGGATCCCAATATTGAAAATTGCCAAAGAGCTTCAACTTTACAATTAGCAGTATTTTTCGGAGCCCTCTACACATTAGCCATCGGAACCGGAGGAACCAAACCGAACATATCAACAATCGGAGCCGATCAATTCGACGATTTTGACCCGAAAGAGAAGAAGCAAAAGCTGTCATTCTTCAACTGGTGGATGTTCAGCATTTTCTTCGGAACATTGTTTGCTAACACAGTTCTGGTTTATATTCAGGATAATGTTGGGTGGTCATTAGGCTATGGTTTACCGACTCTCGGTCTTTTGATTTCAATTACTGTTTTCTTGCTTGGTACGCCTTTTTATAGACATAAAGTTCCGTCGGGTAGTCCGTTTACGAAAATGGCTATGGTGATCGTTGGAGCTATCAGAAAAATGAAGGTGGCTGTTCCTAATGATCCTAAGGAACTTTATGAGCTTGATTTGGATGAGTATGTCAGGAAAGGGAAGTTCAGGATTGATTCTACACCCGGATTAAG CTTTCTAAATAAAGCAGCAGTGAAAACAGGTTCAACAGATGCATGGATGCTTAGTTCAATTACTCAAGTAGAAGAAACTAAACAAATGTTAAGAATGATCCCTGTTTTGATTATCACATTTGTTCCAAGCACAATGATTGCTCAAATTAATACTCTTTTCGTCAAGCAAGGAACTACTCTCGACAGAAACATTGGCAGCTTTAAGATCCCACCTGCAAGTTTATCAGGATTTGTAACGATAGCAATGCTTATTTCCGTAGTTCTTTACGACAGATTCTTCGTCAGGATTATGCGAAAATGGACAAATAATCCTAGAGGCGTTACTCTTCTTCAGAGAATGGGAATTGGCCTGATTTTCCATATCATAATCATGATCATTGCATCAATTACAGAAATGTACAGGCTTAAATTAGCGAAAGAATTCGGTTTAGTTAACGGAGGGCAAATCCCGGTAACAATATTCATTTTACTTCCTCAGTTTGTTTTGATGGGTGTGGCCGACGCGTTTTTAGAAGTCGCCAAGCTTGAATTCTTCTATGATCAAGCTCCTGAGAGCATGAAGAGTCTCGGAACTTCTTATTCGACTACGAGTCTTGGAATTGGAAATTTTCTTAGCAGTTTTCTTCTGTCGACAGTTTCTGATCTGACTAGTAGGAATGGTCATCAGGGTTGGATTTTGAATAACTTGAATGCTTCTCATCTAGATTACTATTACGCGTTCTTCGCGATACTCAATTTCATCaacttcattttctttttgGTTGTGCTCAAATTCTATGTGTATAAAGCTGAAGTTTCGGATTCCATGGAAGTACTGGCTGAAGAACTACAGAAAATGAAAGCACCAAACCAGGAAGTGTCTAATAATGGATTATAA